The proteins below come from a single Chiloscyllium punctatum isolate Juve2018m chromosome 20, sChiPun1.3, whole genome shotgun sequence genomic window:
- the LOC140491846 gene encoding protocadherin-10-like isoform X3 has translation MAFLRKYRVPRWACIYLIYVHLTSSVFGNIRYSIPEELELGAFVGNIAEDLGLDVKQMSERRFRIASENKGQYLTVNFKTGILHVKEKIDREQLCEQSLSCILMLQAVIENPLKIYRIEVTILDTNDNAPVFQRQEVNLEISEMTALGTAFPLQSAVDPDAGTNSVHSYQLSPNQYFTLKSQLDGRQNGIPELVLQRHLDREAEPNFGLMLTAFDGGNPRKFGTMQIKINVVDANDNAPVCQQDIYQITISENIPKDTLIVKVTATDMDESLNGEVIYSFSDHTPVKTREVFSIDSMTGEIRVAGTLDFEESDRYQISVQAKDKGSHPLEVHCNVLVTITDINDNSPEIILITTTKTIAENVSQDTVIAVLRIVDRDSKNAEDVSCRISRTIPFKLITSFDNYYALVTHGDIDREIVPEYNITITCTDNGSPPLSATETIQLQVSDINDNAPRFTQPSFVMHAAENNVIGTSIGSVTAFDPDSNQNAELSFSILHNLIHNLPVSTLVSINTVNGVIFAEQSFDFEQITSFEVRVKVTDAGAPPLSSTVTVNVIVVDQNDNAPVIVSPLPVKGNAIEETIPRSADPGYLVTKVTATDADSGMNAKLSYKIHQSSDESLFTIAQETGELWTIRHFTRKDSIHKKVVILVMDYGTPSLSSTVNIDVYVQDKTENASNTGMLGTIGQWKTDFKFFLMILFGATSFVLLLAIAFLSFKVCSDRYETNKVFCCWNASCFSQRNSLQGIEKASVNLQIAPKCTQAYESENLPRQFRYDPVMNDLLFLKLHDSAASMIDHKTGTCIAAKHEKTLISTNKETNYEAYSSRPRDLEQSSFERCSSGQYGMGLYTSDKCEVEPDPRRLVEIHSRAL, from the coding sequence ATGGCCTTTTTGCGAAAATACCGAGTACCGCGTTGGGCGTGTATTTACTTGATTTATGTGCATCTCACCAGTTCGGTCTTTGGAAATATCCGCTACTCAATTCCTGAAGAATTAGAACTTGGTGCCTTTGTTGGAAATATCGCTGAAGACCTCGGTTTAGATGTTAAGCAAATGTCAGAGCGCAGGTTTCGGATTGCATCTGAAAACAAAGGACAATACTTAACAGTCAATTTTAAAACTGGAATTTTGCATGTCAAGGAAAAAATAGACAGAGAGCAGCTTTGTGAACAAAGTCTCAGTTGCATTCTCATGTTACAGGCTGTGATCGAGAATCCACTTAAAATCTATCGTATTGAAGTGACCATTCTGGACACAAACGATAATGCACCAGTTTTTCAGAGACAGGAAGTTAACCTGGAAATATCAGAAATGACAGCCCTCGGAACAGCCTTTCCACTCCAGAGTGCTGTTGATCCAGATGCTGGAACAAATAGCGTTCATTCTTATCAACTGAGCCCAAACCAGTATTTTACATTGAAATCACAACTAGATGGCAGACAAAATGGCATCCCAGAATTGGTGCTGCAGCGACATTTAGACCGAGAAGCAGAACCGAATTTTGGATTAATGTTAACGGCGTTTGATGGAGGGAACCCCAGGAAATTCGGAACTATGCAAATTAAAATTAATGTTGTTGATGCGAACGACAACGCCCCGGTTTGCCAACAAGACATTTATCAAATTACGATTTCAGAAAATATACCCAAAGACACATTGATTGTGAAGGTAACTGCCACTGATATGGACGAGAGCCTGAACGGTGAAGTAATCTATTCTTTCAGTGATCACACCCCTGTAAAAACACGTGAGGTATTTAGCATAGATTCAATGACCGGTGAAATCAGAGTTGCCGGCACGTTGGACTTTGAAGAATCAGATCGTTATCAGATTTCAGTGCAAGCAAAGGACAAAGGCTCACATCCGCTGGAAGTACATTGTAACGTTTTAGTAACGATTACTGATATTAACGACAATTCTCCAGAAATAATACTAATCACGACGACGAAAACGATCGCAGAAAACGTTTCACAGGATACTGTCATAGCTGTTCTCAGAATTGTAGACCGAGATTCTAAGAATGCAGAAGACGTTTCTTGCAGAATCTCACGAACTATCCCGTTTAAGCTTATCACATCATTTGATAATTACTATGCATTAGTAACACATGGTGATATAGATCGAGAGATTGTGCCAGAGTACAACATCACTATCACATGTACTGATAATGGGTCGCCTCCACTCTCGGCCACAGAAACCATCCAACTTCAAGTTTCAGATATAAACGACAATGCGCCACGCTTTACGCAGCCTTCCTTCGTGATGCATGCAGCAGAAAACAATGTTATTGGTACTTCAATTGGTTCTGTGACAGCCTTTGATCCAGATTCCAATCAAAATGCCGAACTTTCATTTTCGATTTTGCATAACCTAATACATAATTTACCTGTATCCACGCTCGTCTCTATAAACACTGTCAATGGCGTGATTTTTGCTGAGCAATCCTTTGACTTTGAACAAATAACAAGTTTTGAAGTCCGTGTGAAAGTGACGGATGCTGGGGCACCTCCACTTAGCAGTACTGTTACTGTCAATGTGATTGTCGTGGATCAGAATGACAATGCCCCTGTGATTGTGTCGCCTTTGCCGGTGAAAGGAAATGCAATCGAGGAAACAATACCGAGATCCGCCGACCCCGGTTACTTAGTGACAAAGGTCACAGCTACCGATGCGGACTCTGGTATGAATGCCAAACTTTCTTACAAAATTCACCAGTCAAGTGATGAAAGCCTCTTCACTATCGCTCAGGAAACAGGCGAACTGTGGACGATTCGTCACTTTACACGCAAAGATTCAATCCACAAAAAAGTTGTAATTTTGGTGATGGATTATGGAACACCATCCCTTTCATCGACAGTCAATATCGATGTATATGTGCAggataaaacagaaaatgcatcAAACACTGGCATGTTGGGTACCATTGGACAATGGAAAACTGATTTCAAATTTTTCCTGATGATTTTATTTGGAGCAACCTCGTTTGTTTTACTCTTGGCTATTGCTTTTCTCAGTTTTAAGGTGTGCAGTGATAGATATGAGACCAACAAAGTTTTTTGCTGTTGGAATGCATCATGTTTCTCCCAGAGGAATTCTCTACAGGGAATTGAAAAGGCTAGCGTAAATCTACAGATAGCACCCAAATGTACCCAGGCTTATGAAAGCGAGAACCTTCCACGACAATTTCGCTATGATCCCGTTATGAATGATTTACTGTTCCTAAAAT